TCTTTCTTCGGCGCACTGAAATTGAACGTAGAAGGGGTTGTGGAAGGAGGGACAGAAGAAGCTGGGGTAGTACTAGATGCACTAGGATTTGCGAAAGAAAATCCACCAGCAGGGGGAGCTGGCTGACTAGAGTTGGCAGCTGGAGTGCCAGAAGATGCCGACGACGGTTGCGAAGGGTTCGCCAAGCTGAATCCAGTATTAGAGGGTGTAGAAGAAGGTTGGCTACTGGAAGCCGCAGAAGCCTTAGCAGGAGGCATACTAAACAAAGAAGCAGCAGGAGCTGTTCCGGAAGATGTGGAATTGGAAGTCGAGGTAGAATTAGGAACAGAGAAGAAGGACGAGGCACCTGCAGAAGGGGTAGGAATCGGTCCAGCGCCTGAAGATGTTGGAGCAGGTGTTGCAGTGGTGGGATTTGGAGGGGGAGGCATAGACGCGgcctcttttttcttcctctcctgttccgctttctctttctccgccttctccttttcaatACGTTCTTTCTCCTGGCGCTCTTTAGCGAGTTGTTCGGTGCGTGCCCGTTCAGCAGCCTGCCGTTtggcctcttcttcttgctcttTCTTCCTAGTAGCCTCAcgaatcttcatcatagCACGTGCCTCGAGCTCTTGCTTCTCCCATTTCGAAAGGACTTTGCGTGGGCTACTATTAGTGCTATCTGACAAACCAGAGGACCCGACAGCGGCTGGTGACCCAATAGCTCGGGCGTTCGATGCAATTCGTTTGGCGGCGGGTATTTGCGACTCGCTAAAGGGATTGAGGACTAAAGACGAAGGACCCATTGAGAGACGAGAAGTCCTTGGTCTTGGGATTTCGGGCGGAGGGGTCTGTGGGACAGGTGAACCAGTAGGAGTAGAAGTTGAGGACCATAACAGATTTTTTCCAGAAAGGGAACCTTCCCTGTGGACAGAAGCAGTGTCTGACTGTTTGAAAATTAGTAAGACTTGGTTGCATACGTCTGCTAAAAGCATACCGAGATATCCAAAGTCAACTTGTGGATATTTTTCGTTTCAGGATCGTCCTGCCATGCAAGGTTATGTTGAGCTTTGGCCTCTTGATATTCTTCTTCCGTGAGCCACGTTTCAATGCAAACTTGGAGATTAACATCGCGGTCTGGATGTAAAGAGTCTTTAGGCTGCAAGGATAATCAATCATTAAACAATTGCCTCGTGTTTAAATTAAACATTAGAAATACGCACCATGACAAATTTCTGCCTCGCTTTCTTCACGAGGGCCTGACGAAGACGTTGTCCGTTTGGACCGATTTTGTATTTGACACCGTTGCTTTCCCATTCATCGCCAATCTCCCTAATCTTACTCCTTGAAAACGAGGAATCCTCCATAGATATATCGCTCTCTGCAGCTCGGTCACGACGGTGCGATGAATGCTTGCCTTTCTTGTGCGCTGACTTTTCCAGTGAATCGCCTTCACTGAAACCTTCACTAAGATCGTCTTCAGTGACCCTGTCTCGCTTCTTGCCACGCAGATGACTGGCTTCAGATTTACGTTTCGACACAGTGCGTCTCTTCCTACGTCTTCGGACAATAGCATCGCTATCCTCTGGCTCCTCGGCACTGTCGTCGTCATCGCCACCAAAAGTAGAGCCTGCCTCAGTACGGTCGCGCTTCTTGCCACGATGGGTCGATGGAGACGGTAATTCTGTCACTTggtcatcatcttcctcatcgacatccatGTCGGATTTGGCCAGCGAAATCTTCCGAGATCGTTTCCCGCGGAATTTCTTAGCGTTGTTATTATATTCCATGTCCTCGTCGTGCATAACACGTTTTGAGCCACGTTTTGGAGCGAGGTCTTCAAACTCCGCGTCCTCGTCGCCGTCCACCATCTCTTCACCTTCAACCCTGAATTTTTTGGTCTCATGTTCTTCCAAGTGGTCCCCGTCGAAGCCGCGCTTTCTCTCTTCGTTGTCTGACTCATCTACATTCACATATCCACCACGGCGAACGAGACCGTTCTTCGACTCGTCATTGTCTTGAACGACGTTTCCACTGAAATGATATTATGTAAGCATTAAAGAAAtaagaagattggtgctGGTGCCACATACGCATGAGTACCCTGAGCATGATTTGTGTGACCAAAAGAACTTGGACCGTATGTAGCAGCACTGTATCTCCCAGGAATCGGTGTGACCACGGCAGGCGAGCCAACTTGCGGTGTGCCTAAAATACAAATagaagaacaagaaagaaaagttgTTGAGAATCGTCTCTGTTGGTAAATTATGATGCAAAAATGATGAAACTTACTTGTACGGTTCCGCAGTCCCTGCGGTACTGACTCTGGCTGGAGAAGGATGGGCGCTTGGGGACGAAAGGATGGTCTCGGTCTTGTCTTTTTGCTGTTCTCGTCTTCGCGAGATTTTATCATAGCGTCATTATACGCCACATTGAAGGGGCGATGATCACTGTCGGGGATACCATGTCTTCGTCGCGTCGCTCTAATTGAAAGGAACCGCGTAAAAGTAAGTAATGAGACAAAGTGGGTTTGAAGCATAGATGGTATGCTCACAATCTAAGCGACCTTTCCCGCCATATAAGAACACGTCTCCAGAGACGCCTTCCTACCACGAATACGgcgacaataaacattgacgCAAATACCACCTGCGTCATAGAATACGAAGATGCAGCTCCGGGTCTTCCATTAGACCTAGGCATGGTTTTTTGGCCAAGTATGTCGGACGTGTCGCGGTCCATGGCGAGATggcgaaaagaaaagggCAGCAAGCGCCGGGTGGTCTGTACAGACTACAATGATGGTGGAAGTCGTAAGCAGGAGACGTCGACACCGACAGATGGCACTGCAATCAATGGCTTCTTTGTTTGTGCTTGTTATTTTTCGGATGCAATCCAAATAAAAGGAAATTTTTGCCTTGTACTCGTTTGCAGCGACTGTCATCTCTCCGTCGATGGGGTCCTGTTTTCGCAATACATCCTATCATTTTTCTTATGTCTTTGTCCATTCTCCTTCATCCCACATACATATGCCTAGGAACACGGCTCCAGTGCCTTCGTTACCTCAACTTGTGTGTGGAAGATCGACGCCCCTTCTGGTCCACGCTTGAATGTCCAGCTACCTGGTAGCTCGAGTTATATGGCCATTCGAGTACTAAACCGAAGCGATATCCCTTTTTTCGTTACatgttttttctcttttctgtATAGTACCCGATGTATGATTTACATGATTTGCACGTCCAATGACATTTCCTTGATTCGATATAGCCAATGAGTTGACCCATTTTACTGTCTTTACTGAGGTCTGCACCTGCGCAACTGAGTGCGCTTCGCGTTTGCAACGGACCACTCCCATTTCCCGGGGTTGGTGCTTGCTAAAATTTTGTCGTGGCGCGCTTAGAAATCGAGACGATCCTATGCGGTCTCCACGAAGTGGTTTTAATTTTGAACACCTGTGTATATACTTGTAGTCTGTTCTGAAGAAACTGACGAATATTTCCTCCACTCGGGGTCATATTTAGCCTGCAATCTACCCGAAGCTGCATGAATAGAGACAAAATTGGTAGTCAAAACCTCAGAGTACGACACGCCCAGAATGGTCGAGATAAACGGTGACTCTCAAGGCACCTTCCGTGTTTCAAGGACCCGCATTACGCTGTAAGGTACTCGGGGCTCGTATTTCGCTACTCGGGCTGCCGCGGAAAATAGGCAAGTGAAGAGGTAAAGTACGTGGGAAATTTTGCTTGACTTTTGCAATAAGTAGCGGCTGGGCATTGTCCCACTTTCGACCGTCCCACCAACTCGTCCCTCCGAGCCAACTTCGACTTCCTCCTTCCCTCTCGTACTTCACAATGTCCGCCGACAAGATCGTTACCCTTGAGGAGCTCCGTGCCCACAAGTCCAGAGACAAGCTGTACATCCTCATCCACGGCAAAGGTAGCGCGTCAACCAATCATGTCGTCTCTTTTTCACATCCTGACTGTATTTCGTTCAAGTCTACAACGTAACAAAGTTCTTGGACGAGGTATGTAGAAATCGCAAGTAAATGCTTTGTAGGGCTACAATGAATCGTCAAACTCAACTAGCACCCTGGAGGAGATGAGGTTTTGCTTGCCGAGGGTGGTACGTGGCAACCGTTCGGTACCCCAAATTTCCGGCACAGTCTAACCCCCACACAGGTATGGACGCGACAGAGGCGTTCGAGGACGTCGGTCACTCCGACGAGGCGCGCGCCCTCCTCCCCGGAATGCTCGTTGGTAGCTTCGAAGAAGGAGCTGTTAGTCATCGTCGTTTCCCAGTCCCTTCCCCTTCTAACCATCCCTACCCCTTTTTCTAGTTGAAGTCTGGTGCTGCCTCAGCCCATGGCGCAAAAGTGGCCACTGCCGTCGAGCAAGGATCAAAGTTCGTACTTCATCTTCTATACTGTGGATATTTCCTCACCTCCCTGCTTTACAGTCTCATGTACTTTGTTCCTCTCGGTCTGCTAGGTGCCTACTTCGCATGGCAGTACTACAGCGGTTCTGCCTAGACCATTCGCCAACCTTTTCATCCTAATCACGCTTACTATTATTTCCCTACGTCTTATCACCCTGCTATCCTTTGACGTTACCCCGGCAATACCTCTGTATGTTAACTTATACTGCTCCTTGTTAACCTACTCGCCGACTCCTCGCTGTTTATTACTTACCCTCATCCGCTTGCATTAGTTACAAATTCATTATTCGAAAAATATTGGATACTACCGGAAAGAAATAGAACCACTTTACCGGACAATTTGTGCCAGTGTGACTCCAGAGTCGTCCTGTTTTGTATGCGTACAGGTAACGTATCGATGCGAATCGCCAACGTCAAAAATGGCGCCACCGCGACGCTGCTTAGTTGTACGTGGACGAATTGACGTTTGTGGCGGATTTGTACGTACGCGCGATATTCAGTTGTGAGCCGATTCTAGCGCGTCGAACAACCCACGGGCTACACTACACAGGCTACAACTAAACTTGAACGTTTGAACGACTACATAGTATGCCCGCTGACCAAAGCGTAATGACATGTCATTTTTGTATACCGTTCGTGTTCCGCGAATTCAGCGCAATCATGTGAAATATGCTTTGCGGTTCTGGGGCTGTCAATTGTCAATGCACTGAACTGTGAGAAAAGTTGTGTTCTAGGAGTTTCTACATCTTTCGTAGGGCAAACAGGGTTGAACAGGTAGAATGACCCATATTCGATAATCCGCCACACTTCTGGGCAGCTGTGAGTAttctggttttttttttcaacagcagcaccagcCGTCCGCAAAATATGTGGGGTAAAGACTGAAGTACCCCAGTCTCCGCGGAGTATCTACCCGTAACCGTGAATGTGTACCTAGGTCCTTTTGCAATGAAATGTATCCTACCTTTTTGGGCAATTTATATGTTATACCTTTCTGAGAAAGTCAAGAACTTCGAGCGTCCTATTCATCGGAATATATTCAAGTCAAGCGATGCACAGGTAATACAGTCAAGAATTCACAGcaaatcaaaaaagcaaGGCGTTGCATCATAAGTGCATAGGAGAACGAAAACGGATGGTAGAAATAGGGAATAGAAATAGGCATTCAAATGAATGACTGGATTAGAAAGTATAACAACGATACCAAAAAGCAAGCAGTTAGAACACAAGTAAATCAAACCgaatcatatagaaataCAAGAGATGCAAaataagcaagaaaaaatgaCGAAATGAGGAAGTGAGGTCGACATCCAATATTGATGAAAAAGGAAAGCAAGAAGCCAAAGGAAAtcgaaagaaagaagaaataatCGCATCGAGTGAAGAGTAGAAAAATAAGATAAATGTTGATGAAAATATACTTGCTTGTGTTGTCGAGTTAGACCCCCGCCAAACATGTCCTCGAGTTTGGGTAGTTCACGAAGGATGATTGTTGCGATCTGTTCGACCTTCCACTCCGCCCACATTCACTGCACACCTGGGCTAGCCCGCAATTGAGAAAATTTGGTATCTAGCGCAAGTCTGCAGAGTATATGGAGAGTCCCCCTGGCCAGCGATGCTGTTGCACAAATTTCTAAACGCTATGTATAAGTAATATTCTCGTAACAAATATCAGAAGCAGAAGGATTTTACTCACCAAACCTCTATGCCCAGCAAGCGCAATCCCTCTTTGGCCGCTTCGTTTCGGGCGTACTTCTTCGTGTTCCCGCGCCCACATCCGTAGAATTGTCCGTCGACATGAACTTTGACGTTCCACACCGGAGTGGCCTTTGTGCccttgacattttcattGTCACTGTTACTCGCATCTCCAGCCGAGGTATCAGTGCCGTCAGAGTAAATCCACTCCACCTGTCGGCCCGTCTTCTGCAGGTACTGATTGAACAGAGCGAGGTGACCGATCGTTGTCAGGTTCATGAGGTCGCTGGGTTCAGAGTGCGGGGTATTTCCTGCTCCTATACCAGTGCTCCAGTTCCCGATGCCTGATGGGTGGCCGGGATGGTGACGGGGCGCGAGTCTGTCAGACCTTCCGCTGTTAAGTTGGGAGGAAGGCGATATGGGTGGGAGCCCGTGCTGTTCGCGAATGACTCGGTATGCCTCCGCAGCATATGGGCGGAATAGCGGTTTAATCCAGGCGCTCACGACTTCCAGTCCTTGATCGAGGTATAGGCCGCCCACGAAGGCCTAAACATAGCGGGTTGGTCAGGTTTTACTGTTCTGCAGACTGATGGCATATGGCACAGATCTTGAGAACCCACCTCAAATACATTGGCTGTGATACATTTAATTAAACGGGTTATATATATAGGAAAGGAGCGCACCTCGGATGTTTGTCGAAGCACGAAGTGTGACGGCCTGTGCTGGGTGCAAGCGGAGGTTATCGTGCAATTTATACCTGAATGATCTGATGACATTCCGTGTCAGTTCTCTGTCAAGGCTTAAGGGATGATGGAAAGACGGCAGACATTTGAGCGAGGGTATAGTTTGCGACAATCATAGACCTGATTTTCTGCAACACAGCACATCAATagaaagaagatgaaatttgCAGGATGATTGATCCTACTGTGGCTGGTCCAACCCTTAAACCTGGGTACATCTCTATCAAAAGAGTCGTGATGGCCATTTGCAACACTGAGTCCCCCAAATGTTCAAACCTTGAGAGCGTAGTTAGCATATATCCCAGTCGCAATGGAAGCTTCACTGACTTTTCGTTATCCATGCTTAAATCGTTATGCGCATCTTCGAACACATGAGCTGCTCTTGCAAAAAAGCTGCGGTGTGTATAAATCTGTTGTTGGATTGCCAGAGAGTGGATACGAGGAAGCGCGGGGAAGAGATGGTCGCCTACACCGAAATCGGGCCTGAACATGGAAAAAATGTTAGCAGACAGGCTTCATCTAGTCGTTCCATCGTTCCATCTGCAGAAAAATGGTGGAAGCCGGATATCACCCGACCTCTAACACTGATCTGAGGCAACCTCTACGCACTTCAACGATATAGTCATAGCCTCTAGCACTCCGGCGTCGGAGAGGAATCTGAACGACGATGGATCAGGAACGAGCGCTCGATGCAAGGACGGTGTTGACAAGTGCAGGAGGGGGAAACGATGACTACGCAGTATGCTCTGGCGTCTGAGGATGGGAAAACCCATCTTTGCACAGTTCTGGGTACCTTTACATGCCAATTGAAGTACAACTTCAGCTCCGCGCCAAAACTGAGCGAAAAGCGAAAGACAAGCCGGGCCTGCTCCTATTTTTACACACCGGCGGCGTCATGTCAGTTATTACACGTGATCTTTATGATTCTATCACAGCGGCACAGCCACTGCTGCACATAACCACTCACATACTCTGTTCTCTGCATGTTCTCCAGGATGCTCCACTGACACAAGCCGCCTGTGGCTCACGACTCACAATAGTGTCAACATAATCCAACTCGCTGGTGGAACGAGGCTTCACAATCCACTCTTGACGTGGCGACAGCTGGAATCGCACTGTTTTCGGACTCGGATGCGACTTGGTCTTTTGTGGAAGCTTGTTCTCGCTGCGCGTATTGTTTGCAGGAGGTCCTTCTGATCCAGGCCTCATAATTCCGTCGGCTTTCTGAATTTCTCATTCAAGCTGTCGAAAACCGCTTCATGTGCTTATGGTGACGTTACTCTGTCGATTCGCTTGGTTTATCTGTTACGATAGCGGCTCTGGTTGTTCTCCCGCCTTGCATCTTTCTTCGACGAAATGCGACTTGAATTCAATGTGATATCTTTATCTACTTACCGGGACATACAAACCCGCCCTAATAATCGCCAGGACTTAAGTTTAACTTTCAGAAATTCGGCATATGCTCCTGTGAAACCACCTTGTGCCTATTTGCTCCATAGGCTAATCTGAATCTGTGTGTCACTTGAGCCTGACTTTCACCATATGACCCCTGGCTAGGATCAGCACGTTTCTTCTTTACCTATCCATAGTATAGACCCAGTATCCTCGAAAGGTACATCCGTCCTAAGTATTCTCAATGTACGAGAGTTTCACAGGAATAGTCGGGGCTACATTGTCATATCCGACGGGCTATTTACGTTTATCATTTGTAATGGTGAGTCTGATGACAGGGTCATCAACGTTCAACTCTTATCATCGTTCCTGTGGCAGCTAATATAAGAGGCGTAAAAATGAATCGATAACCTTCCTGCTCGTTGACCAGTGATCCGTTCATAAAACGCAACCCCTCAGTCAGATGGTTGACTTAATCTCTCCCTCTATATCCTCGAATTCAAGTATTCAAAAGCTCGTTTGCGAACCTTGTTGGAACCATTTATTCAATTTCGACTCTTTCCAAAAGGCACTGGCGACGCAGACGAATCCCCAGCTCAGTAGATTTACATACAATCTGCAATGGGAGACTATTCGTGCATCCGCTTCAGCTGGGTGTAATTGGTGTAAACTTTTATCCAAACCGGCCAACGAAGCATCTGGAGAGGCGATTGTGAGCGTCTCATTCAGCACGGAGAACGCCGGATATACGCCTACTGGGGTGAAGATACTGACCCTTTCGTATGGCTCGAAAGACTGCTTTGTGGCAGGCGAAACTGGATTCAGGCTGTACACCACTGCCGGTATGCTGAATTCATGACTAGTTTACTTATTGAACGACTCTTATATTTATTGTGTCGCGTGTTCAGACAACCCTGCTGCCCAGATTATTCTCCCTAGAGATCGCATTCTACAAATCAATACCCCGAACAGCTTCAAACTTGCAGTGGAATGCCTAAAAACTGCATGCAGACTCATGAGGAATGTCCCAAACACAAAGAATCGACTTTGCCAGACCGCGTCATTGACTGCTCAGACGTTGACCACCCAAGGATTGTTGTAACTAAGAATGCGCCGGGTGTCTATGCTGCCTTGAGCTATGTGTGGGGTAAACAAACGTACCTCGCCACAACTGAAAACATAGATACCCTTATCAAACATGGCATTGACACGAAGAAAGCCCCAATCACCATTTTGAACGCTATATTATCCGCGCATAGCCTGGGTATTCCATATCTCTGGATCGACGCGTTTTGTATATTACAGGATTCCGACGAGGACAAAGGACGACAGATCGGGAAGATGAACGAGATATACACCAATGCATACTTCACCATCATAGCAGCCTGTTCGAATGACGCCTTCGATGGATTTTTGCAAGATCGTCCTGCCCGTATTCCTTCGGCAAATATACCCTTTGTCTGTCCCGATGGACAAGTCGGGCACGTCTTCCTTGCTTCTACAGAGATGGTGGGCTACGATGTCACCCAGATGTATCACGATGAATTGGAGCCCGTAAGTTCTCGGGGATGGTGCATGCAAGAACGCGTCTTATCCGAACGGAGCTTCGTGTTTGCCTCAGACACGTTGAAATATCAATGTCAGAGAGAAATCGTCAGCATAGGTGGTGCATTTTGCGAGCCCACCACGGGACCTTCCCTACCCAAGGCCTTCTCCGACGACGTCTCCAATTTAACACATGAAGAGAAGATAAGGGTCAGGCAATTCTGGCTGTACATAATATGGGAATATACCAGACTATGGAGGACCTGCTCTGGGAGGTGTCAATAGCAGGTGAAGGCCCTTTACCGAGACCAAAGGTTTACCGTGCACCATCGTGGTCATGGGCATCTGTCAACAGTCAGACGCAGATCCCAAATACAGAAAATAAACTCAAGCCGGGGGCACACGACGTAGGTCAGTGCAAATTGGTGCAGTGCGAGGTCATACCAGCGCACAAGGAGTCTCTTTTTGCAGCGGTCACATCAGCTTTTGTCAAACTCGAGACATTCCTGCACAAAGTGACGATAAGTTCCGGGGTTTACTCGGAATCCGAAAGCCAAAAGGTGTTTTTGGATGCAGAGGGAGACGAGGGCACTCAAGCGGGTCAACACATCGGCAATTTCGATCCGGACACAACAGAATATCTAGATACTGACCAACTCTGGATTGTTCCAATTCTATGGGACCGAGGGGGCATAAGTGGGTCGATTCGTTGGCCATTGTTAAGGTTGATACAGAGTCTTTCCGACGAGTTGGGTTATTAAGGAGTGAAGGAGAAGCGAAATGGGTAGAAAGGGGAGAACGGCAGGTTATAAAATTAGTGTAATGGAATTCG
The sequence above is a segment of the Psilocybe cubensis strain MGC-MH-2018 chromosome 4, whole genome shotgun sequence genome. Coding sequences within it:
- a CDS encoding Cytochrome b5, with the protein product MSADKIVTLEELRAHKSRDKLYILIHGKVYNVTKFLDEHPGGDEVLLAEGGMDATEAFEDVGHSDEARALLPGMLVGSFEEGALKSGAASAHGAKVATAVEQGSNLMYFVPLGLLGAYFAWQYYSGSA
- a CDS encoding Ribonuclease 3 — protein: MGFPILRRQSILRSHRFPLLHLSTPSLHRALVPDPSSFRFLSDAGVLEAMTISLKPDFGVGDHLFPALPRIHSLAIQQQIYTHRSFFARAAHVFEDAHNDLSMDNEKFEHLGDSVLQMAITTLLIEMYPGLRVGPATKIRSMIVANYTLAQISFRYKLHDNLRLHPAQAVTLRASTNIRANVFEAFVGGLYLDQGLEVVSAWIKPLFRPYAAEAYRVIREQHGLPPISPSSQLNSGRSDRLAPRHHPGHPSGIGNWSTGIGAGNTPHSEPSDLMNLTTIGHLALFNQYLQKTGRQVEWIYSDGTDTSAGDASNSDNENVKGTKATPVWNVKVHVDGQFYGCGRGNTKKYARNEAAKEGLRLLGIEKFVQQHRWPGGLSIYSADLR